TCTATTGATCTTCGACTATGATCTTGACTGGGCCGGGAGCATGATCACCCCGTGACGTGAATCCAGCAACGCGAAGTGACCGGCGAGCCGTCCCACAACGCCCGTTCTCAGACGGCGGAGAGGGCCTGACCTTGGCGGCCATGGGCAAAGTTCACCTGCGATACTCCGCGATGGCCAACCGTCGTGAGCGAAGAGAACGCTTAAGAAACCCGTGGTGGTACCGCGTGCCACTGGTCTTGGCTTGTTTCCTCTTATGCGCCACTGATGCCATCCTGGTTCGCGTTGTCTCGTCCGGGTCACTGTTCGTCGTGGTCTGCATCGGCCTGGCCATAGGCCTCGCAGCTGGTTTGGCGAGGCAGGCCCCCACCATCCACGACATCATCGAACCGCCCGAGCCCGACCTGGTGATCGTGTCTTGCCGAACCATCAACCACGCTGGTGATGTGGACGATGGCCCGGACAACAACCTCTGCTCGGTGGGCTGCTCCATGGAGGCCTGTACGCCTGAGTGCCCGCAGGCTCGCCGCGGCGCGCGCCATTCTCCATCCGCGCTGGGATGTACGGCGACCACAAACGAGCGCGGGCACCTCTGACCGGCGAGGGGCGCGCGTCCGGCGACTTCCGCCCCTTGAATGCGCTGAGACATCAAGCAGCGTGTTCCGCTTCCCTTCCCTGCATCAAGCCGTCTGGCCAGGGTGGTTGCGTAACCGATGGTCTGACGGGCCAACGCGGCCCGCGTCACGGGAGGTTCTCGATGACACTGTCCTCCAGGTCGAAGGCGATCCGATGGCTTGCTGCCGCAGCGGAGAATCCCCGAGTCTGCGAGCGCGACTGGCAGCGTGGCCGCCTGGATGTCCATCTCCTGACGGCCGGCCGCTTCTGGCACGTTGTGGTCGTCCCCGCGTGCCTGGGCCTGCGTGCGGCCGACATGCTCCATGAGATGCCCGAAGTCGGCTCCGGCCCTGTCCTGCTGGACAGCAGGAGGGGCGAAACCGGGTTCTTCCTGCCTCCCGTCCCCGACACCACATCGGTCGGCTATGGCGCCCGCCATGTCACCCGCGGAGGATGGATCACCGTCCCGCCGCCGCACTGCCGCTGGGGAAACCTGCGCTGGCTCGTCCCGCCTGACGAAAAAGGCACCCTGACCACCCCCAAAGCCATGAAGCTCGCGATGTACCGGGCTGCCTCAGAACACGTGTGTCCGCACAGCACCGCCGCCGGTCCAGTCCTGTCCTCACCCATCTAAGGGAGCGCGTCCACCCTTGTCGCGAGTGCCATGAGGTCCGGCGGCGCACCGGGCCCGTTGATGAGGACGAGTTCCCGGATCGCTTCCCGGGCCCCCACATCCCTGCGCATCATTTCCGGCACCAGTTCGTCGGCGCGGAGCATGCAGCTCAACGCTTCCTCGGTGTGGCGGCGCTGGGCGTGGGCTCGCCCCAGATACATCAGCAGTCTTCCCTGCTGCTCGGGAGGCAAGGAGGTCACGTCCACCTTGCCTCCCAGATCGAGGGCTTCACCGGCGTCGCCGAGGTCAAGGGCGACGGAGACCGCCTGGATCGTGACGCTGGCCGGTCCGAACGCGAGGTTGAAGTCGTTCCGCTCCCAGCCGACCCGGTCCGCGAGCGTTCGGGCTCTCGTGATGTGCTCGTGGGCTTTCGACCGTTGTGGACACCGGGCGTACGCCCGAGCGAGTGCCAGATGCAGGGACCCGAGTACGGAGATGCCCCGCAGCGGTAGTTCGTTCTTCTGGTCGAGCACGATGAGCGCGTCGATCGCCGTCTGCGCGGCATGCTCCGCCTGACCCAGACGCTCTACGCGCACGAATGCCTCCACCATTCGCAGGACGCCGACGCAGACGTGCAACGGGTCGCTCGATTTCTCAGCGGCCCAGACAGCTCGATCGGCGGCCACCCAGGCGGCGTCCGCCTCATCCTGCCGGACCAAAGTTGCGGCGAGTGCCTGATAGGCCCGGGCGAGCAGCAGGTACGCGGAGTCGCGATCGTCCGCTTCCACCACCCGTACCAGCTGCTCCAGGTCGGGCAAGAGACGCGTCAACAACCCGCTCACGGGGGCTAGTTGGCCCCCGAGGGTCAGCGTCTCGACGTTGTCCACCTCGGTGGCCAGCTGTGACAAGGACCGGCTGTGCCCGGACGTGGTGACTTCGAAGACCGTGCTTGCCGCTGGGTGCCCGGAGAGGAGCCGCCGCAGCCCTTCGAGGTCGTCGGACGCTTCCCGGTCCGTCTCGGCCCGGGTGACGGAAGCCGGCAGCGGCGCTCCTGGCCGGAGTTGACGCACGGACACGCCGAGCGCCGCCGCGAGCTGCTGCAGCACATCAATCCGCTCGATGGGCTGCACCCCTCGCTCGACCTGGGACATCCAGCTCGAAGTCCGGTGGAGTGCTGCCGCAAGCCGCTGCTGCGTCAGACCACGTTCCTTCCTCAGCCGCTTCACATGCCGGCCGAAGGCGCGATCCTTTGGATCGACTTCCTTGCCGGTGGGCTTCATGGTGCCTCCTGTGCGGCCGGGCGCTTGCCAGCCCGCTCTCCCAGGAACGTCACCTCCGTGGACAGCAGGTACTGTTCTCGTTCCCTCAACATCTCGCGGATATGAGGCTGGGACTCGTGCGCCTGGAACGCGGCTTCGTCCGCGTACAGCTCATAGAAGACGCGCACCAAGGGGTCGTCTTCAGGCACGTGGCTGACGTAGACAAGGGTTCCCTGCTCCTTGCGGATGTCCTCCAGTGCGTGCTCCACGAGGGCGTCGAAGCGGGCGGCAGCGTCGGCGTCGCGGGTGGTGAAACGCACGATCAGCGCGTATCCGCCTGTCACTGGTCCTCCTGAAAGTCGTCACGCGCACACTCTCATATCTGAAGTGATCATGCCAGATTGCAAGAGAAATTTTCATACCCGTTGACTAGCACTGGAAGTGCGAGTTAGCTTCTGCTGTCATCGCGCTTCACTGAAGAGCGCTGCATCTCTTCGCCGTCTGGGGGCCGGCGAACTCTTACGCGCCTGTATGAATTCGCGCGTTGCCACCAGTTCGAAGAGCCGTGTTGCGTCTTCCCAACGCGGCCCTGCCGGATGCAACCGGCACAGCCTGGCGAGCAGAAAGGCCGCATCGGCTTCTCACTGCTCCACTCGCAAGGAGGTTCGGATGTTTCGGAAGCGCTCCTACGGCTCTCCTCCTCCACGCACACTCGCCGAGGTATCCGGCGCTGAATCGCAACGCGGTGGGGATCCCCTGGGCTCAGCCCTCTGAAGGGAGAGACGGGGCGTTCGAAGTCTTGGGGGGCTTCGGGCGCCTGGTTCGCGAAGGTATCGCCGAGGGGAGGGGCGCTGATGGATGGGCGCGACAACGCGATGTGCCGCGGGGAGAACTCAAGACAGCTGACCTGCGCGGGCAGCGAGACCTGCTTGCCTGAGGGGGGCGGCAGAGAAGGCACGATGCTGTCGGCGGTGAGCGCTGAGGACGTGTCAGGGAGAACGGGGACCGAACACGCGGAGTCGGCTGCCACGGGTGACCAAGAGGGGGCGGGGGGCCTCGAAGTACCGCTCCGCCCGCCATCGTCGCGAGGGGGAGAGAAGGGGGACGGCATGGCGAACGCCGACAAGCGACGTCTGGAGGAGGAGCTCCGCCGTATAAACAAATTGTCTGACGACAACCGGCGGTTCCATGGCTGACAGCCTCTACAGACGCTATCTCAGGGCCGCGGCTGTCCACGGTATGCACGGCGACACCTGCCCGTCCTGCTCGCCCCATGGACTGTGCCCGATCGGGCACCGCGCGTACGACTCGTTCGTACGCCTCCAAGAGGCCTACCTCAACAGGCTCCGGGCAGACCACCGACGTCAGAGCGCGTCCCCCTCCGACCGGCGCCCCACACTTCCGCCCTCTGGTCAGTGACCTGCTGCCGGGAGAAGGGCCGGGCCCGGGGAAGAGGCGCCCGGCCGGGCCCGCGAGACGCCTGACGGCAGCTCGAAGAGCCTCTCGCTGGACAGATCGGACCTAAAGGGATTTATATTACTTTTGTAGCGATCTATCGTGTGCCAGATCGCTGCGCAACCACGCCCACCCACATCCGGGAAGTGACTCAGATGCCAAGAACGTCGCCGGATTAGAGAGTCCGAAAGCGGGACTCAACCACCTCGGGCACCGTCAGCGATCTACCTCTGAAGCTTCTATGGCGGGTAAGTCCCGCCGCTGCGTCTCGGGGGCGTGGCGCAGGACCTGCTTCTTCGTTCTGATGATCACCGCCCGTCCCTCATCTCCTCTCCCGCTGGGCTCGGTGAGATGACGGCCGCGGTGTGGTCTTGCCGACCGCCGATGACAACGTTGGGGTGAGGAGATGCCGTTATCCCCCGAGGACGTACGGAACAAGCAGTTCACGACCGTCCGTCTCCGAGAAGGCTATGACGAGGACGAGGTCGACGCCTTCCTCGACAAGGTCGAAGCCGAACTGACCCGCCTTGTACGCGAGAACAAGGAACTGCGTGCCAAGCTGGCTGCTGCCACCCCTCCCGCCGCGCAGAAACAGCCGGACGAGGCCAAGCCTCCCGAGCCGAAGCAGCAGCCCGACCCCCACGGACCCAGCGCGCTGGGTCCTGTCGGGCTGGCGTCCGAGTTGCCGAGCGGCATCCCGTCGGCAGCCGTTGTCCCCGGTGGTCAGGGCGGCCCGCACGGCCAAGGGCCCTTTGGCGGTCCGATGGGCGGCCCAGGCCAGGGCCCCGGCGGCGACAGCGCCGCCCGTGTCCTCTCACTGGCCCAGCAGACGGCCGACCAGGCGATCGCCGAGGCCCGCTCCGAGGCCAACAGGATCGTTGGCGAGGCCCGCGGCCGCGCCGAGGGTCTGGAGCGTGACGCTCGTGCCAGGGCGGATGCGCTCGAACGGGACGCGCGGGAGAAGCACCGTGCCGCGATCGGCTCCCTCGAGTCCGCCCGCGCCACGCTGGAGCGCAAGGTCGAGGACCTGCGCGGCTTCGAGCGCGAGTACCGCTCACGTCTGAAGTCGTACCTGGAATCCCAGCTGCGCCACCTGGAAACGTCGCAGGCCGACGACGCTGTGACCACCTCTCCCCCAATGCCCCTTCCCCCGGCGGCCCCGGCTCCGCCCATGCCACCGGCCGGAACGAGCCCTTCATCCTACGGCGGCCAACAGATGCCCCCTTCAATGCACCAGGCCGTGGTGCAGGGGCCCTCGGCGATGGGGCATGCGTCCCCGGGGAGACGAGGGTTCCTTCTCGACGACGACGACAACTGACCGTCTCCCACGTCTGCGGGCGTTGGCAGCGCACAGTTCGGTGGGCCCCCGGCATTGCGCCGGGGGCCCACCGAACTGTGCGCGAGTTCGTTGCCGCGGAGGCACCTGGCAGTGATCGGGTAGGTGCGCTGTCCTACCATCTCCTGGATCAACCGGCAGGAAGACAAAGGGAGCTGACCTGCATGCGATTACCCTCGATAGGGCTCCGTACGACAGCACTGACGGCGATGACCGCCTCCTTGGTGGCCGTAGGAATGGCGCCGCCGGCCACGGCGCTCACCCCAGGACTCGCCGTGACGGCGGATGCGCTGCCGACCTGGCAGACCAACGGCATTGTGTGGTCGATGGCCGAGGCGGGCGGGGTGATCTTCGCAGGCGGTACGTTCTCCGCGATAAGGCCGCCGGACGCACCGGCTGGCAGCGATGAGCGGCCCGCGATGAACTTTGTCGCACTGAACGCGGCGACAGGTGAGCCAACCTCCTGCACCCTGTCGTTCACGGTGGGATCCGGCCTGGCGACGGTGCGGGCCCTGGCGGTGTCACCGGACCACAAGACGCTGTACGCGGGCGGCCGCTTCGGGGCGGTCAACGGTGTCAAGGTAAGCAATGTGGCGGCCATCGACCTCGCCACCTGCGCCCCGAGGAACAACTTCAAGGTCGCCGTCAACGCCACCGTGCGGGCTCTGGCCACGGCTGGTGGCAACGTCTATCTCGGCGGCGACTTCACTTCCGTCGCGGGTCGGCCCCGCCGCTACTTCGCCTCGGTGACCGAGGCTGGGGCTCTTCGTTCATGGAAGGCGAACGCCGATGAGGTGGGCCGCGCCGTCGAGGTAACCCCGAACGGCAGGGACGTTCTCCTTGGTGGTGACTTCTTCCACCTGAACGGGGCCGACTCGCATGCCCTCGCCGTCGTCAGCAGTGCGACCGGCAGCCTCACCAAACGGTATCCCCTCGGCTTCTTTCCCGCTCCGACGGTGGTCAAGGACATCGCGACCGACAGCACCGGCTTCTACACGGCGCAGGAAGGCAATCCACTGGAGGGGCGGATCGCCTTCCGTCTGTCCGACTTCAACCAGCGCTGGCGTGACACCTGCCTGGGCGCGACTCAGGCGGTCACCGTCTTCAAGGGAGTGCTCTACTCCGGGTCGCACACGCACAGTTGCGCAGGAGCCTTTCCGAACAGGACGCGCCAGCATCTGCTCGCGCAGTCAGTGAACGGACCCGCTCTGCTGGGCTGGTACCCCGACACCAACGATGGGCTCGGTGAGCACATCGGGCCCCGGGTACTGACCACCGCGACGGCGAACGGCAGAGACTACCTGTGGGCAGGGGGAGAGTTCACCAAGGTCAACGGCCTGCCGCAGCAGGGGCTGACCCGGTTTGCGAGCGGCCCCGACACGGGGGCACCGTCAGTGCCGCAGGTCAACGGATCCAGCACCACGCGCGGCCGGATCGATGTGCGCTGGCAGGCCAGTCTCGACCCGGACGACAGGCGGTTGACCTACCGTGTGTACCGCGACGGATCGGACAAGCCGATCCACACGGTCACCGGCTCCTCCATCTTCTGGAGACGTCCCCAGCTGACCTTCACTGACACCCACGTCTCCCCTGGATCGACCTACACCTACCGGGTCACCGCCAGCGACGGCACCAACACCAGCGCCTCCTCCACCCCTGTCAAGGTGACCGCTGCCACGGCATCCAACCGGTACGCACAACAAGTCGTGGCCGACCGGCCCCTCCTGTACTGGCGGTTCGAGGAAACCGGAGGGACCTTCGCCGCGGACACCTCCGGAACCAACAACGGCGGCAATCACCGCGGCGGCCCCGCCCGCGGGGTAGCCCCTGGTGCCGTAGCGGGCTCACACGCTGCCGTCGGGTACGGCGGTGCGGACGAATACACCTACAGCGACCGCGCCGCGTATGCGCCGGCCTCGTACACACTGGAAGCCTGGTTCAACACGACCACGAAGGCGGGGGGCAAGCTTGTCGGCTTCGGCAATGGAAACGAGCGGCCCGGCAGCCGCCGCGACAAACACATCTACATGACCAATGACGGCCGACTGGTCTTCGGGGTCATCAGCGGCTCCCAGCACGTCATCGCCACCGGCCCGGGCTTCAACAACGGGGCGTGGCACCATGTCGTCGCCACGCAAGGGCCGGACGGCATGCGCCTGTACGTGGACGGAAAGCTTCGGGCGCACAACCAGTCCCTGACCACCAGCCAGAAGTACCGCGGCTACTGGCAGGTCGGCGGCGACCAGCCGAAGGGCGGGAACGGGCCCGAGCACGTACCGGCCTGGCCCAGGCGCCCCGAGAGCTGGTACTTCAAGGGCAAGATCGACGAAGTGGCCGTATACCCGCGTGCCCTGGCACCTGCTCAGGTCGCACGGCACTACACCCTCGGCACGCGCTAGTCACAGTGACGACCGCGAGGCGTGCGGCCGTGACCCCTTGACGGCCGCACGCCGACCCACGTACCACCGTCGCGGAGCGCTCTGCCCTCTCCACCTGAGGTGTGAGGACCCACCCGCCCCTCCCCTTCACCAGGCGAATCGTGGTGAGTGGGTGGAATGTGACAGAGCGACAGGGGCTCACCACGCCACCGATTCACAGAATGTGAATCGACCGGCAGACTCAGAGGCATGCCACGATCGACCAGGAAACCGGCCAAGCCCGCGAGGCCGCTACTCAAGCCCCCTGTCCGGATCGGCAGACTGGATACGGCAGCGCTCTTGGGCACCGTGCGTCAACTCCACGAAGACACGGAGGACGAGAACGTCAGCCGGATGCCGGCAGATGAAGAACTCTTCCAGGCTCTGCTGTTTCTGGAAGCCCACGCCGGTGCCCTGAAGAGCGGTGCGGCACGCCGTGAGGCCGCGCTGACGCGGGTGAAGTTGTGGGAGTACCTCCGCGAGCAGGCGGACATCCATCAGGTCCGGGCCATCGAGGACGCCCGGGCAGCGCACGTGGAGTGGTCTGCCCTTGCTGATGCCCTTGCCGTCAATACACCCAGTGCGGCCTACAACAAGGCGAAGCGCCTGCAAGCCACCACGCTCACGGATCCAGAGCGTGGTGATCGGCCGGTACGCCGCACGCCGGAGGCCGTTCTCGAAGCCGAGCGGCGAGCGGCCGCCAAGGCCGCCGCGGAGCAGCGAGCGCAACAGGAAGCCGCGCGCCACCATGCGCTGCTGGCGCCGGTCGCACAACGCCTCCTCGACCAGCGGGCTGACCTGGATGACGACGAGGACGTCACCTTCTGGCTCGATCAGATTGCGGCCGTTCTTCCTGACTGCCAGACCCCCACCCAGATCGTCAGCCTGGAAAGGTACGTGGAAGCCCTGGTCCGCGTCCTGGCGAGGATTGAACGAGCGAGTGGACGGCCTGTGGCACAGACCAACGAGGCCCGCCTCGCTTACGCCGCCGCGG
This region of Streptomyces sp. L2 genomic DNA includes:
- a CDS encoding helix-turn-helix transcriptional regulator; amino-acid sequence: MKPTGKEVDPKDRAFGRHVKRLRKERGLTQQRLAAALHRTSSWMSQVERGVQPIERIDVLQQLAAALGVSVRQLRPGAPLPASVTRAETDREASDDLEGLRRLLSGHPAASTVFEVTTSGHSRSLSQLATEVDNVETLTLGGQLAPVSGLLTRLLPDLEQLVRVVEADDRDSAYLLLARAYQALAATLVRQDEADAAWVAADRAVWAAEKSSDPLHVCVGVLRMVEAFVRVERLGQAEHAAQTAIDALIVLDQKNELPLRGISVLGSLHLALARAYARCPQRSKAHEHITRARTLADRVGWERNDFNLAFGPASVTIQAVSVALDLGDAGEALDLGGKVDVTSLPPEQQGRLLMYLGRAHAQRRHTEEALSCMLRADELVPEMMRRDVGAREAIRELVLINGPGAPPDLMALATRVDALP
- a CDS encoding DivIVA domain-containing protein, with product MPLSPEDVRNKQFTTVRLREGYDEDEVDAFLDKVEAELTRLVRENKELRAKLAAATPPAAQKQPDEAKPPEPKQQPDPHGPSALGPVGLASELPSGIPSAAVVPGGQGGPHGQGPFGGPMGGPGQGPGGDSAARVLSLAQQTADQAIAEARSEANRIVGEARGRAEGLERDARARADALERDAREKHRAAIGSLESARATLERKVEDLRGFEREYRSRLKSYLESQLRHLETSQADDAVTTSPPMPLPPAAPAPPMPPAGTSPSSYGGQQMPPSMHQAVVQGPSAMGHASPGRRGFLLDDDDN
- a CDS encoding LamG-like jellyroll fold domain-containing protein, with protein sequence MTADALPTWQTNGIVWSMAEAGGVIFAGGTFSAIRPPDAPAGSDERPAMNFVALNAATGEPTSCTLSFTVGSGLATVRALAVSPDHKTLYAGGRFGAVNGVKVSNVAAIDLATCAPRNNFKVAVNATVRALATAGGNVYLGGDFTSVAGRPRRYFASVTEAGALRSWKANADEVGRAVEVTPNGRDVLLGGDFFHLNGADSHALAVVSSATGSLTKRYPLGFFPAPTVVKDIATDSTGFYTAQEGNPLEGRIAFRLSDFNQRWRDTCLGATQAVTVFKGVLYSGSHTHSCAGAFPNRTRQHLLAQSVNGPALLGWYPDTNDGLGEHIGPRVLTTATANGRDYLWAGGEFTKVNGLPQQGLTRFASGPDTGAPSVPQVNGSSTTRGRIDVRWQASLDPDDRRLTYRVYRDGSDKPIHTVTGSSIFWRRPQLTFTDTHVSPGSTYTYRVTASDGTNTSASSTPVKVTAATASNRYAQQVVADRPLLYWRFEETGGTFAADTSGTNNGGNHRGGPARGVAPGAVAGSHAAVGYGGADEYTYSDRAAYAPASYTLEAWFNTTTKAGGKLVGFGNGNERPGSRRDKHIYMTNDGRLVFGVISGSQHVIATGPGFNNGAWHHVVATQGPDGMRLYVDGKLRAHNQSLTTSQKYRGYWQVGGDQPKGGNGPEHVPAWPRRPESWYFKGKIDEVAVYPRALAPAQVARHYTLGTR
- a CDS encoding antibiotic biosynthesis monooxygenase translates to MTGGYALIVRFTTRDADAAARFDALVEHALEDIRKEQGTLVYVSHVPEDDPLVRVFYELYADEAAFQAHESQPHIREMLREREQYLLSTEVTFLGERAGKRPAAQEAP